A region of Corvus cornix cornix isolate S_Up_H32 chromosome 3, ASM73873v5, whole genome shotgun sequence DNA encodes the following proteins:
- the RRAGD gene encoding ras-related GTP-binding protein D isoform X1, which produces MSQVPRKLPEEEEGDEEEEEEEEIVGLAGYADRAESFSDGDAESGGDEAFLDFNDPFSTEVKPRILLMGLRRSGKSSIQKVVFHKMSPNETLFLESTNKICREDVSNSSFVNFQIWDFPGQIDFFDPTFDYEMIFRGTGALIFVIDSQDDYMEALARLHLTVTRAYKVNPDINFEIFIHKVDGLSDDHKIETQRDIHQRANDDLADAGLEKIHLSFYLTSIYDHSIFEAFSKVVQKLIPQLPTLENLLNIFISNSGIEKAFLFDVVSKIYIATDSTPVDMQTYELCCDMIDVVIDISCIYGLKDDGTGTPYDKESMAIIKLNNTTVLYLKEVTKFLALVCFVREESFERKGLIDYNFHCFRKAIQEVFEVRMKVVRSRKHQSHLQKNKRPTPNGTPRMPL; this is translated from the exons ATGAGCCAGGTGCCGAGGAAGCTGCcggaggaggaagagggggacgaggaggaggaagaggaggaggagatcgTGGGCTTGGCGGGCTACGCCGACAGGGCCGAGTCCTTTTCGGACGGCGACGCGGAGAGCGGCGGCGATGAGGCGT TTTTGGATTTCAATGATCCCTTCAGTACTGAAGTTAAGCCAAGAATCCTGCTCATGGGATTGAGAAGAAGTGGAAAGTCTTCCATTCAGAAAGTTGTCTTTCACAAAATGTCGCCGAATGAGACTCTCTTCTTGGAGAGCACAAACAAGATCTGCAGAGAGGATGTTTCCAACAGCTCCTTTGTCAACTTTCAGATATGGGATTTTCCTGGGCAAATTGACTTCTTTGACCCTACGTTTGATTATGAGATGATTTTCAGAGGCACTGGAGCACTGATATTTGTTATTGATTCTCAG gATGATTATATGGAAGCATTAGCTCGGCTGCATCTTACTGTGACCAGAGCCTATAAAGTGAATCCAGATATCAACTTTGAAATCTTTATCCATAAAGTGGATGGTTTATCTGATGATCACAAGATTGAAACGCAGAGGGATATTCACCAGCGGGCAAATGATGACCTTGCAGATGCTGGATTGGAGAAGATTCACCTCAG cttttatctGACAAGCATATATGATCATTCTATATTTGAAGCATTTAGCAAAGTGGTACAGAAACTGATTCCACAGCTCCCAACACTGGAAAACCTGCTTAACATCTTTATTTCA AATTCTGGGATTGAAAAAGCGTTTTTATTTGATGTAGTCAGCAAGATCTATATTGCAACGGACAGCACTCCAGTGGATATGCAAACTTACGAGCTCTGCTGTGATATGATAGATGTTGTGATTGACATTTCTTGTATATATGG GCTTAAAGATGATGGCACTGGAACTCCTTATGACAAAGAATCAATGGCAATCATAAAACTGAATAATACAACTGtcctttatttaaaagaggTGACAAAATTCCTtgctcttgtttgttttgtcagaGAAGAAAGCTTTGAGAGAAAAG GATTAATAGACTACAATTTCCATTGTTTTCGAAAAGCCATACAAGAAGTGTTTGAAGTAAGAATGAAAGTAGTAAGATCTCGAAAACATCAAAGCCAcctacaaaaaaataaaagacccACTCCCAATGGGACACCAAGAATGCCACTGTAA
- the RRAGD gene encoding ras-related GTP-binding protein D isoform X2, whose protein sequence is MGLRRSGKSSIQKVVFHKMSPNETLFLESTNKICREDVSNSSFVNFQIWDFPGQIDFFDPTFDYEMIFRGTGALIFVIDSQDDYMEALARLHLTVTRAYKVNPDINFEIFIHKVDGLSDDHKIETQRDIHQRANDDLADAGLEKIHLSFYLTSIYDHSIFEAFSKVVQKLIPQLPTLENLLNIFISNSGIEKAFLFDVVSKIYIATDSTPVDMQTYELCCDMIDVVIDISCIYGLKDDGTGTPYDKESMAIIKLNNTTVLYLKEVTKFLALVCFVREESFERKGLIDYNFHCFRKAIQEVFEVRMKVVRSRKHQSHLQKNKRPTPNGTPRMPL, encoded by the exons ATGGGATTGAGAAGAAGTGGAAAGTCTTCCATTCAGAAAGTTGTCTTTCACAAAATGTCGCCGAATGAGACTCTCTTCTTGGAGAGCACAAACAAGATCTGCAGAGAGGATGTTTCCAACAGCTCCTTTGTCAACTTTCAGATATGGGATTTTCCTGGGCAAATTGACTTCTTTGACCCTACGTTTGATTATGAGATGATTTTCAGAGGCACTGGAGCACTGATATTTGTTATTGATTCTCAG gATGATTATATGGAAGCATTAGCTCGGCTGCATCTTACTGTGACCAGAGCCTATAAAGTGAATCCAGATATCAACTTTGAAATCTTTATCCATAAAGTGGATGGTTTATCTGATGATCACAAGATTGAAACGCAGAGGGATATTCACCAGCGGGCAAATGATGACCTTGCAGATGCTGGATTGGAGAAGATTCACCTCAG cttttatctGACAAGCATATATGATCATTCTATATTTGAAGCATTTAGCAAAGTGGTACAGAAACTGATTCCACAGCTCCCAACACTGGAAAACCTGCTTAACATCTTTATTTCA AATTCTGGGATTGAAAAAGCGTTTTTATTTGATGTAGTCAGCAAGATCTATATTGCAACGGACAGCACTCCAGTGGATATGCAAACTTACGAGCTCTGCTGTGATATGATAGATGTTGTGATTGACATTTCTTGTATATATGG GCTTAAAGATGATGGCACTGGAACTCCTTATGACAAAGAATCAATGGCAATCATAAAACTGAATAATACAACTGtcctttatttaaaagaggTGACAAAATTCCTtgctcttgtttgttttgtcagaGAAGAAAGCTTTGAGAGAAAAG GATTAATAGACTACAATTTCCATTGTTTTCGAAAAGCCATACAAGAAGTGTTTGAAGTAAGAATGAAAGTAGTAAGATCTCGAAAACATCAAAGCCAcctacaaaaaaataaaagacccACTCCCAATGGGACACCAAGAATGCCACTGTAA